The Hirundo rustica isolate bHirRus1 chromosome 24, bHirRus1.pri.v3, whole genome shotgun sequence genome includes a window with the following:
- the PPP1R15B gene encoding protein phosphatase 1 regulatory subunit 15B, whose product MEHGGRERAGPGLGWARLGLAGAWPKLAGPGAAPAGGSSQASPPFSWLRVVSQLLSPLPALLQRLLPGAALSSALCPAKAPPPLVLLPKAGASLGWAEEELPEKRPRGGPEPPAGLWGAGLVRSSLGALPVDWYALGSEQGKSHLPQPLRAEGLPEVEFLRSKRLAFLQRWHLPVPDPDHGYHSLEEEQQQQHRDIRRETEEPHGKSGDLEQPEDAGGQPGGVPVEPEGLRDAAEEGAASAGEEGEDSGTERNFPVSTRPACANKLIDYIIGGASSGEESEGEEDWDDDDDDDEGDDGFDSEELPSDSDAGSQDGERLHLWNSFYSLDPYNPQNFTATIQTSSSEPGKGMSDVEEEEEEEEEDSWAESSEGSPSSEEDEWDCDSVDEAENLKLWNSFCSSDDPYNPLNFTAAFQTAERKAAPGSVPAERLGVCRVQLEKHNCGGPDLGQRRDTTASSKRKKVTFLEKVTEYYVSSEEDRKGPWEEMARDGCRFQRRIQETEEAIGYCLATEHRLRAFQRLQEFHSQRTDPFQHLQNSRDLPHP is encoded by the exons ATGGAGCACGGCGGTCGCGAACGCGCCGGCCCCGGCCTGGGATGGGCCCGACTGGGCCTGGCCGGGGCCTGGCCGAAGCTGGcggggcccggcgcggcccccgCCGGCGGCTCGTCCCAGGCGAGCCCGCCCTTCTCCTGGCTGCGCGTGGTGTCGCAGCTGCTGTCGCCGCTGCCCGCTCTCCTCCAGCGGCTGCTGCCCGGCGCCGCGCTGAGCTCCGCGCTGTGCCCCGCCaaggcgccgccgccgctggtGCTGCTGCCGAAGGCGGGCGCCTCGCTGGGCTGGGCCGAGGAGGAGCTCCCGGAGAAGCGGCCGCGGGGCGGCCCCGAGCCCCCGgcggggctgtggggagccgGGCTGGTGcggagcagcctgggggctcTTCCCGTGGACTGGTACGCGCTGGGCTCGGAGCAGGGCAAGAGccacctgccccagcccctgcgAGCCGAGGGCTTGCCCGAGGTCGAGTTCCTGCGCAGCAAGCGCCTGGCGTTCCTCCAGCGCTGGCACCTGCCCGTGCCCGACCCCGACCACGGCTACcacagcctggaggaggagcagcagcagcagcaccgggaTATCCGCCGGGAGACTGAGGAGCCGCACGGCAAGAGCGGGGATTTGGAGCAACCCGAGGACGCGGGGGGACAGCCCGGAGGTGTCCCCGTGGAGCCCGAGGGGCTCCGGGATGCGGCTGAGGAGGGGGCAGCCTCGGCCGGAGAGGAGGGCGAGGACTCTGGAACGGAGAGAAACTTCCCAGTATCGACCAGACCTGCGTGTGCGAATAAATTAATCGATTATATCATCGGGGGAGCATCCAGTGGGGAGGAGAGTGAGGGTGAGGAGGACtgggatgatgatgatgatgatgatgaaggtGATGACGGGTTTGACAGCGAGGAGCTGCCCTCGGACTCAGACGCAGGCAGCCAGGACGGGGAGAGGCTTCACCTGTGGAATTCCTTCTACAGTTTGGATCCCTACAACCCTCAGAACTTCACAGCCACCATCCAGACGTCTTCCAGCGAGCCGGGAAAGGGAATGTCGGAcgtggaagaggaggaggaggaggaggaggaagactCGTGGGCAGAGTCCTCCGAGGGCTCTCCTAGTTCCGAGGAGGACGAGTGGGACTGTGACAGCGTGGATGAGGCGGAAAACTTGAAACTTTGGAACTCGTTCTGCAGCTCGGACGATCCCTATAACCCTTTAAACTTCACGGCGGCCTTCCAGACGGCGGAGAGGAAAGCGGCGCCGGGTTCCGTCCCCGCCGAGCGCCTCGGCGTGTGCAGGGTGCAGCTGGAAAAACACAACTGCGGGGGCCCTGACCTGGGGCAGCGCAGGGACACAACCGCCAGTTCCAAGCGGAAAAAG GTGACATTCCTCGAGAAGGTGACGGAGTATTACGTCAGCAGCGAGGAGGACAGGAAGGGGCCCTGGGAGGAGATGGCTCGGGACGGCTGCAGGTTCCAGCGGCGCATCCAGGAGACCGAGGAGGCCATCGGCTACTGCCTGGCCACCGAGCACAGACTGCGGGCGTTCCAGAGGCTCCAGGAGTTCCATTCCCAGAGGACTGACCCCTTCCAGCACCTTCAAAACTCCCGGGATTTGCCCCACCCTTAA